One segment of Acidimicrobiales bacterium DNA contains the following:
- a CDS encoding NUDIX hydrolase: MTVPGPRSASGFRRISERQVHEGWAIDVVVAEFETPDGELVSRDVVRHPGAVAVVPLDGDEFVLVRQYRAPAELDLLEIPAGKRDVAGEAPAATALRELAEEVGLTTSTPLVPLAEFYNSVGFSDEYSHVFLATDLQAVPLDRQGPEEQHMTIERWPVDTVAGAIADGEIKDAKTVIGLLAALRHLGR, encoded by the coding sequence GTGACCGTACCGGGGCCGCGGTCGGCTTCGGGGTTCCGCCGCATCTCCGAACGTCAGGTCCACGAAGGGTGGGCGATCGACGTCGTCGTCGCCGAGTTCGAGACGCCCGACGGAGAGCTGGTCAGCCGCGACGTCGTCCGTCATCCCGGCGCCGTCGCAGTGGTGCCCCTCGACGGCGACGAGTTCGTCCTGGTTCGGCAGTACCGGGCGCCGGCCGAGCTCGATCTTCTCGAGATCCCCGCCGGCAAACGCGATGTCGCGGGCGAGGCCCCGGCCGCAACCGCGCTGCGTGAGTTGGCCGAAGAGGTCGGCCTGACCACCTCGACCCCCCTCGTGCCCCTGGCCGAGTTCTACAACTCGGTCGGCTTCTCCGACGAGTACTCCCACGTGTTCCTCGCCACCGATCTTCAGGCCGTGCCGCTCGACCGGCAGGGGCCCGAGGAGCAGCACATGACCATCGAGCGTTGGCCGGTCGACACCGTCGCCGGGGCCATCGCCGACGGCGAGATCAAGGATGCCAAGACGGTCATCGGCCTGCTGGCCGCGCTGCGTCACCTGGGGCGCTGA
- a CDS encoding site-specific tyrosine recombinase, protein MGPLVDAADRLDDEAEDFLVWLAVEKGRSTNTLSAYRRDLVRYRDHLERRDGTVITATEDDVIAFVHVLVGEGLAPASVTRTLVAVRGLHRFLVAEECRPDDPAAEVEMPRVPRGLPKALTLDQVTALIEAVVGDHPVARRDRAILETLYGTGVRISELVGMSLGDVDLHDGLVRVMGKGSKERIVPIGRHAAIALAAWTAPAGRRVMEPARWSSRTDAEAVFLNHRGGRLSRQGAWGVVRKHGLTVGLSAELSPHVLRHSCATHMLDHGADIRTVQEFLGHASISTTQIYTKVSTERLLAVYRAAHPRAAS, encoded by the coding sequence TTGGGCCCGCTCGTCGATGCCGCCGATCGTCTCGACGACGAGGCCGAGGACTTCCTGGTCTGGCTGGCCGTGGAGAAGGGCCGCTCGACCAACACCCTGTCGGCCTACCGGCGTGACCTGGTTCGCTATCGCGACCATCTCGAACGGCGGGATGGCACGGTGATCACGGCCACCGAGGACGATGTGATCGCGTTCGTCCACGTGCTGGTGGGCGAGGGACTGGCCCCGGCGTCGGTCACCCGTACCCTCGTGGCCGTGCGGGGACTGCACCGCTTCCTCGTGGCCGAGGAGTGCCGGCCCGACGACCCCGCAGCCGAGGTCGAGATGCCCCGAGTGCCACGCGGGCTTCCGAAGGCGCTCACGCTCGATCAGGTCACCGCCCTCATCGAGGCGGTCGTCGGCGACCATCCGGTCGCCCGGCGGGATCGTGCCATCCTCGAGACGCTCTACGGCACCGGCGTGCGCATCTCGGAGCTCGTGGGCATGTCGTTGGGCGATGTCGATCTCCACGACGGACTGGTGCGGGTGATGGGCAAGGGCAGCAAGGAGCGCATCGTGCCCATCGGTCGTCACGCCGCGATTGCACTCGCCGCATGGACCGCGCCGGCCGGCCGGCGGGTCATGGAGCCCGCGCGGTGGAGCAGTCGCACCGATGCGGAGGCGGTGTTCCTCAACCATCGTGGCGGTCGGCTGAGTCGACAGGGCGCCTGGGGTGTCGTCCGCAAGCACGGGCTCACCGTCGGCTTGAGTGCCGAGCTCTCCCCGCATGTGCTGCGGCACTCGTGTGCCACTCACATGCTCGATCACGGGGCCGATATTCGTACCGTGCAGGAGTTTCTCGGTCACGCGTCGATCTCGACCACCCAGATCTACACCAAGGTCTCGACCGAACGCCTGCTCGCCGTGTATCGGGCGGCCCACCCGAGGGCGGCGTCCTGA